One genomic segment of Musa acuminata AAA Group cultivar baxijiao chromosome BXJ3-3, Cavendish_Baxijiao_AAA, whole genome shotgun sequence includes these proteins:
- the LOC135633060 gene encoding putative E3 ubiquitin-protein ligase RF298, translating into MATMVAASGSLGSSPMSNQEKCSRNKRKFQTDSPVLDPSDPSLMESAIHEYEPFPTGPLSNHDLEKHVSACSTCRALTHSLKEVLDLEDVKYTDWSGMMETQLEELLLSNFDIAFKSAIKKITLYGYKESVAINALLRIGRCYGCKDPVSNIVEHALEYLSSGKAVDISSRENSSEDMRKLQKSLLEDMVNVLRKMRRFYSRGEAMWSLLIHDINLSHACITDGDTFSGSGCNEISRAPAVQSNVEPNTNGTTTSVMVENNVPESDKLKPSITHPQITSKAEMPPLGGAPGLTSSKFYASSIVHGATSSSGPMKENPPSSSKSAEEEFRSQTVAKPSLTREKLAGSRKGLAGSSRNRYRSTHLERNNRAHGHRSASRLSKNSNLGNLLLDKKCKSISDSVSMDPKSSPLKLDKTVDLLTSQSYTTQNFSFTAGSSSSGLDKVSNSASLLAANTDASLLLSNNISDDISTRPKDTAVSKKSSSISSFLCHQAGSNCAADAKDEILVKLVPRVQELQTQLQDWRDWAQQKVMQAARRLSKDKVELQILRQEKEEATRLLKEKETLEVSMMKKVAETEYAWSKACAQYEMSNATMGKLENENNKLRQALEIAKSHATKLAANCQEASMREIMTLKKIHSWEKEKVMFNEELAAEKNKFSRLRHQLEEAKDCHDQSEAAWKQEEKAKEESLMQAAAQKNERENIEASAKLEEDAFILKTEIGLQRYKDDIRTIENQIAKLRLKNCTKIPVLSWDTGVHSNTDMGDSQGSGNGDIRRDRECVMCLTEEMSVVFLPCSHQVVCAKCNELHEKQGMKDCPSCRTPIRRRIYVRSAYS; encoded by the exons ATGGCAACCATGGTCGCTGCGAGTGGTAGTCTAGGGTCATCACCTATGTCTAATCAAGAGAAATGTAGCAGGAATAAGAGGAAGTTTCAAACTGATTCACCTGTTCTTGACCCATCTGATCCTTCTCTCATGGAAAGTGCAATCCATGAGTATGAACCATTTCCAACTGGGCCATTGAGTAATCATGATCTTGAGAAGCACGTAAGCGCCTGCAGTACATGTAGAGCACTCACCCATAGCCTCAAAGAGGTACTCGATTTGGAGGATGTTAAATATACAGACTGGAGCGGCATGATGGAAACCCAACTTGAGGAGCTTCTCTTGAGTAATTTCGACATAGCTTTTAAGAGTGCAATAAAGAAGATCACTTTGTATGGATACAAAGAGTCCGTCGCAATTAATGCTCTATTAAGAATCGGCCGTTGCTATGGTTGTAAAGATCCTGTTTCGAACATTGTGGAACATGCTCTGGAGTACCTGTCAAGCGGGAAAGCAGTGGATATTTCAAGCAGAGAGAACTCATCTGAGGATATGAGGAAGTTGCAGAAGAGCTTGTTGGAAGACATGGTTAATGTGCTTAGGAAGATGCGGCGTTTCTATAGCAGAGGTGAAGCAATGTGGTCCTTGTTGATCCATGATATTAATCTTTCCCATGCATGTATAACAGATGGTGATACTTTCAGTGGTTCAGGATGCAATGAGATCTCAAGGGCTCCTGCTGTGCAGTCAAATGTAGAGCCGAATACCAATGGCACTACTACTTCAGTCATGGTGGAAAACAATGTCCCTGAAAGTGATAAGCTAAAACCGTCGATAACTCATCCTCAAATTACTTCCAAAGCTGAAATGCCACCTTTGGGTGGTGCCCCAGGCTTAACTTCTTCAAAATTTTATGCCTCAAGCATTGTGCATGGCGCAACTTCTAGTTCAGGTCCCATGAAGGAGAATCCACCATCGTCATCTAAATCTGCAGAGGAGGAATTCCGGTCTCAGACTGTGGCTAAACCTTCTCTAACACGAGAAAAGCTTGCTGGTAGTAGAAAGGGGCTTGCAGGTAGTTCTAGGAACCGATACAGGTCAACTCATTTGGAAAGGAATAATCGAGCTCATGGACATAGATCAGCTTCAAGATTATCCAAAAATAGCAACTTGGGTAACCTGCTGTTAGACAAAAAATGCAAATCAATTTCCGATTCTGTAAGCATGGATCCTAAAAGCTCTCCTCTTAAACTAGATAAAACAGTTGATCTCCTAACATCACAATCATATACGACTCAGAACTTTTCTTTTACTGCTGGCTCATCATCGTCTGGCTTGGACAAAGTTAGCAATAGTGCTTCATTACTTGCTGCAAACACCGATGCTTCCTTATTACTTTCTAATAATATCAGCGATGACATCAGTACCAGACCTAAGGATACTGCTGTATCTAAAAAGAGTAGCAGCATTTCCAGCTTTCTGTGCCATCAGGCTGGTTCCAATTGTGCTGCGGATGCAAAGGATGAGATATTGGTCAAGTTAGTCCCCCGTGTTCAGGAGCTGCAGACCCAACTGCAGGATTGGAGAGATTGGGCACAGCAAAAGGTGATGCAGGCTGCTCGTAGACTGAGCAAGGACAAAGTCGAGCTTCAAATCCTGaggcaagaaaaagaagaagcaacTCGTCTCCTGAAGGAAAAGGAGACACTCGAAGTCAGCATGATGAAGAAGGTCGCAGAGACAGAGTATGCATGGTCGAAAGCTTGTGCACAATATGAAATGTCAAATGCGACTATGGGAAAGCTTGAAAATGAGAACAACAAACTGAGGCAGGCATTGGAAATTGCAAAGTCACATGCTACCAAATTAGCAGCTAATTGTCAAGAAGCATCAATGAGGGAGATTATGACCCTTAAGAAGATACATTCATGGGAAAAGGAAAAAGTGATGTTTAATGAGGAGCTTGCAGCTGAAAAGAACAAATTCTCACGGCTTAGGCATCAACTTGAAGAAGCTAAGGATTGTCATGACCAAAGTGAG GCTGCTTGGAAGCAGGAAGAGAAGGCAAAGGAAGAATCACTCATGCAGGCTGCTGCCCAAAAAAATGAACGTGAGAATATAGAGGCCTCAGCAAAATTGGAGGAAGATGCCTTTATATTGAAGACAGAAATTGGTTTACAAAGATACAAAGATGATATCAGGACAATAGAAAACCAGATTGCGAAACTCAGGCTGAAAAATTGTACAAAAATTCCAGTGCTTAGTTGGGATACCGGTGTTCATTCTAACACTGATATGGGGGATTCCCAGGGATCAGGAAATGGAGACATACGGCGTGATCGAGAATGTGTAATGTGCTTGACTGAGGAAATGTCAGTTGTTTTCCTTCCCTGCTCCCATCAAGTTGTTTGTGCAAAATGCAACGAGTTGCATGAGAAGCAGGGTATGAAGGACTGCCCATCATGCAGGACCCCCATTCGGCGCAGGATCTATGTACGCTCTGCTTACTCTTAA
- the LOC135632990 gene encoding probable methyltransferase PMT7, whose product MGTLSVAFDSRTGQLILVALLLMIASFYAGTLFRPDSYSSSAAIVRSTPPDPGRSSSSPPSQGETRFPNKVALSYRTKSISIPPSGVNVCPIEYNEYIPCHDANYTRSLIKSLDISREEELESHCPPPERRLFCLVPPPVDYKIPIRWPTSRDYVWRSNVNHSHLAEVKGGQNWVHEKGKLWWFPGGGTHFKHGASEYIERLGNMTTNETGDLRTAGVFQVLDVGCGVASFSAYLLPLDIHTMSFAPKDGHENQIQFALERGIGAMISVLATKQLAFPHNSFEMVHCSRCRVDWHENDGILLKEVDRLLRPNGYFVYSAPPAYRKDKDFPMIWEKLSNLTSAMCWKLIAQQVQTAIWLKPENDLCRLQNAERNLLTVCEPEDDTVPSWRSPLRNCLKLNVEQSNFQKLPPRPERLSIYSKSLEKIGVTPEKFDTSDRFWQERVREYWRLISVDKTEIRNVMDMNAYYGGFSVALSTLPMWVMNIVPATMSNTLSAIYDRGLVGAFHDWCMPFSTYPRSYDLLHASHLFSHYKDGGEGCGIEDIMLEMDRIIRPQGFIIIRDEESIVSTIRNLAPKFLWDVTSHVLENEEKKKEPVLVCRKKFWAIV is encoded by the exons ATGGGGACGTTGTCGGTGGCCTTCGATTCCAGGACCGGACAGCTAATCTTGGTCGCCCTCCTCCTCATGATCGCCTCCTTCTACGCCGGAACCCTCTTCCGACCCGACTCctactcctcctccgccgccatcGTCCGCTCCACCCCTCCGGATCCCGGTCGTTCTTCCTCATCTCCTCCATCCCAAG GGGAGACCCGGTTCCCGAACAAGGTCGCGCTCTCGTATAGGACCAAATCCATTTCGATTCCACCCAGCGGAGTCAATGTCTGCCCTATTGAGTACAACGAGTACATTCCTTGCCACGATGCCAATTACACGCGAAGTCTGATCAAAAGCTTGGATATTTCGAGGGAGGAAGAGCTTGAGAGTCACTGCCCGCCCCCTGAGAGGCGACTCTTTTGCTTGGTGCCCCCGCCGGTCGACTACAAGATACCCATCAGGTGGCCCACCAGCAGGGATTACGTCTGGCGCAGCAATGTGAACCATTCGCACCTCGCCGAGGTGAAAGGGGGGCAGAACTGGGTGCATGAGAAGGGAAAGCTGTGGTGGTTCCCGGGTGGCGGTACCCACTTCAAGCATGGCGCTTCCGAGTATATTGAGAG GCTGGGAAACATGACAACAAATGAAACAGGTGATCTACGTACAGCAGGAGTTTTTCAAGTTTTGGATGTTGGTTGTGGCGTTGCCAGCTTTTCGGCTTATCTTCTTCCACTAGACATTCACACAATGTCATTTGCTCCAAAAGATGGTCACGAGAATCAGATTCAGTTTGCTTTAGAGAGAGGTATTGGTGCGATGATCTCAGTGCTCGCCACAAAACAATTGGCGTTTCCTCACAACTCATTTGAGATGGTTCATTGTTCACGTTGCCGTGTTGATTGGCATGAAAATG ATGGCATACTGCTCAAAGAGGTTGATCGTTTATTACGACCAAATGGATATTTTGTCTATTCTGCTCCACCTGCTTATAGGAAGGACAAAGATTTTCCAATGATTTGGGAGAAGCTATCAAATTTGACCTCGGCAATGTGCTGGAAGCTCATTGCTCAACAAGTCCAGACTGCTATATGGCTCAAACCAGAAAATGATTTATGCCGACTGCAAAATGCAGAGAGGAACCTGTTAACCGTATGCGAGCCGGAGGATGATACtgttccttcatggagaagtccacTGAGGAACTGTCTGAAATTGAATGTTGAGCAATCAAACTTTCAGAAACTCCCTCCTAGGCCTGAACGGCTTTCAATATACTCAAAAAGTCTCGAGAAGATAG GGGTCACTCCGGAGAAATTTGATACGAGTGATAGATTTTGGCAAGAACGAGTTCGTGAATACTGGAGATTGATCAGTGTCGACAAGACGGAGATTCGAAATGTCATGGACATGAATGCTTATTATGGTGGATTTTCTGTGGCACTAAGTACTCTGCCCATGTGGGTAATGAACATTGTTCCAGCAACCATGAGTAACACCCTTTCTGCTATTTACGATCGTGGGTTGGTTGGTGCTTTTCATGACTG GTGTATGCCTTTTTCAACATACCCACGTTCATATGATTTGCTCCATGCTTCTCATCTTTTTTCTCATTACAAAGACGGTGGCGAAGGTTGTGGCATAGAAGATATTATGCTAGAGATGGACCGTATAATTCGTCCTCAG GGCTTCATCATTATTAGAGATGAGGAGTCTATTGTTTCAACAATCAGAAATCTTGCACCTAAGTTCCTTTGGGATGTCACATCGCATGTGTTGGAAAatgaggaaaagaaaaaggagccCGTGCTAGTTTGCAGGAAGAAGTTTTGGGCTATTGTTTGA
- the LOC135632991 gene encoding glutamine synthetase leaf isozyme, chloroplastic-like → MAKMMVSPMQCQMGFPSNSLQGRPMITSKMWNSLLLNAQRPKTRRGISSFKVLAVKSENGVVSRLEDLLNLDTTPFTDKIIAEYIWIGGTGIDIRSKSRTISKPVEHASELPKWNYDGSSTGQAPGEDSEVILYPQAIFKDPFRGGNNILVICDSYTPSGEPIPTNKRHRAAQIFSDQKVIDEVPWYGIEQEYTLLQTSVQWPLGWPVGGYPGPQGPYYCAVGADKTFGRDISDAHYKACLYAGINISGTNGEVMPGQWEYQVGPSVGIEAGDHIWCSRYILERITEQAGVVLSLDPKPIEGDWNGAGCHTNYSTKTMREEGGYEVIKKAILNLSLRHMDHISAYGEGNERRLTGKHETANINTFSWGVANRGCSIRVGRDTEKQGKGYLEDRRPASNMDPYVVTSLLAETTILWQPTLEAEARAAKELQLQV, encoded by the exons ATGGCTAAGATGATGGTCTCCCCCATGCAATGCCAAATGGGATTCCCAAGCAACTCACTTCAGGGAAGGCCCATGATAACATCAAAGATGTGGAATTCTCTACTGTTAAATGCCCAAAGGCCTAAGACCCGAAGAGGAATTTCTTCATTCAAAGTGCTTGCTGTCAAGTCTGAAAATGGTGTTGTATCAAGGTTGGAGGACCTACTTAACTTGGACACAACCCCGTTCACTGATAAAATCATTGCAGAGTACATCTG GATTGGAGGAACTGGCATTGACATCAGAAGCAAATCACGG aCAATATCAAAGCCTGTGGAGCACGCATCAGAGCTACCAAAATGGAACTATGATGGATCAAGCACCGGACAAGCTCCTGGAGAAGACAGTGAAGTCATTCTATA TCCTCAGGCTATTTTTAAGGACCCTTTTCGAGGAGGAAACAACATCTTG GTAATTTGTGATTCATATACCCCAAGTGGAGAGCCCATACCTACCAACAAGAGACATAGAGCTGCTCAGATATTTAGTGACCAAAAGGTCATTGATGAAGTGCCTTG GTATGGAATAGAACAGGAGTATACCTTACTCCAAACAAGTGTGCAGTGGCCTCTTGGCTGGCCTGTGGGGGGATACCCAGGTCCTCAG GGGCCATACTACTGTGCAGTGGGTGCAGATAAAACATTTGGTCGTGATATTTCGGATGCTCATTACAAGGCATGTTTGTATGCTGGAATCAACATAAGTGGCACTAATGGGGAGGTTATGCCTGGACAG TGGGAATATCAAGTTGGACCAAGTGTAGGAATTGAAGCAGGAGACCATATATGGTGTTCAAGATACATTCTTGAG AGAATCACGGAGCAAGCAGGTGTTGTACTCTCCCTCGATCCCAAACCAATAGAG GGTGACTGGAATGGTGCGGGTTGTCACACCAATTACAG CACCAAGACAATGAGAGAAGAGGGTGGGTATGAAGTGATAAAGAAGGCAATCCTCAATCTATCACTCAGGCACATGGATCACATCAGTGCATATGGAGAAGGAAATGAACGCCGGTTGACTGGGAAACATGAGACGGCAAACATAAACACCTTCTCCTGG GGAGTGGCGAATCGTGGCTGCTCGATTCGCGTGGGGCGTGACACAGAGAAACAAGGCAAAG GATACCTGGAAGATCGTCGTCCGGCTTCAAACATGGATCCCTATGTGGTGACATCTCTTCTGGCTGAAACCACAATTCTTTGGCAGCCAACCCTCGAGGCTGAGGCTCGTGCCGCGAAGGAGTTGCAGTTGCAAGTATGA
- the LOC103977727 gene encoding UPF0603 protein OsI_019212, chloroplastic, with protein METIISGCSSAPLLLPKPSSHHPRLPLLSKPISCTLKNSSPAPSPHKRSWISHLHHGLATAALSLAINFCPVPSLDPPALASEFDVLSEGPPVEYVVDDAGVLSRVTKSDLKSLMSDLEKRKNVHINFITLRKLTSKADAFEYADQVLEKWYPTVEEGNNKGIVVLVTSQKEGAITGGPAFVQAVGDTILDATVSENLPVLATDEKYNEAIVSAAKRLVAAIDGLPDPGGPKFKDNKRESNFKSKEETEEKRGQFTLVVVGLLVIAFVVPMAQYYAYVSKK; from the exons ATGGAGACCATCATCTCTGGTTGCTCCTCCgctcccctcctcctccccaaACCCTCCTCTCACCATCCCcgactccctctcctctccaagcCCATCTCTTGCACCCTCAAGAACTCCTCTCCTGCTCCATCTCCCCACAAAAGGAGCTGGATCTCCCACCTCCATCATGGGCTGGCAACTGCTGCCCTGTCCCTGGCCATCAACTTCTGCCCCGTCCCGTCCCTTGACCCCCCGGCGCTCGCGTCGGAGTTCGACGTCCTGAGCGAGGGCCCTCCGGTGGAGTACGTCGTCGATGACGCCGGCGTCCTTAGCCGCGTGACCAAATCGGATCTCAAAAGTTTGATGTCTGATCTCGAGAAGAGAAAGAACGTTCACATCAATTTCATCACTCTTCGTAAGCTTACG AGCAAGGCGGACGCTTTCGAGTATGCTGACCAGGTGCTTGAGAAATGGTATCCAACAGTAGAAGAAGGCAACAACAAGGGAATAGTTGTACTGGTTACCAGCCAGAAAGAAGGGGCAATCACAGGAGGACCTGCCTTCGTTCAAGCTGTTGGAGATACTATTCTGGATGCTACTGTGTCTGAGAATCTTCCAG TATTAGCTACggatgagaaatataatgaagcTATAGTTAGTGCCGCCAAACGTCTAGTTGCTGCCATTGATGGGCTGCCAGATCCCGGAGGACCCAAGTTCAAGGACAACAAGCGCGAATCCAATTTCAAATCTAAGGAAGAGACAGAAGAGAAACGAGGGCAATTTACCCTCGTAGTTGTAGGTTTGCTAGTGATTGCCTTTGTGGTTCCCATGGCACAGTATTATGCTTATGTCTCCAAGAAGTAG
- the LOC103977731 gene encoding early nodulin-93-like: protein MAPATRASLDQKLAMAKRCSHEGVVAGAKAAVVAGFAAAVPTLASVRMLPWARYNLNPTAQALIVSTAAGMAYFIVADKTVLAAARKNSFKDAYPGNISA from the exons ATGGCTCCGGCAACTCGCGCTTCCCTGGACCAGAAGCTGGCCATGGCCAAGCGCTGCTCCCACG AGGGAGTCGTCGCAGGAGCGAAGGCCGCCGTCGTTGCAGGTTTTGCAGCTGCTGTTCCCACT TTGGCCAGCGTTCGGATGCTGCCATGGGCGAGGTACAACCTCAACCCCACAGCTCAAGCTCTCATCGTCTCCACAG CTGCCGGAATGGCATACTTCATTGTTGCAGACAAGACTGTGCTGGCAGCCGCCAGGAAGAACTCCTTCAAGGATGCTTACCCAGGCAACATCAGTGCCTAA